In the genome of Candidatus Nitrosotenuis sp. DW1, one region contains:
- a CDS encoding sensor histidine kinase: protein MSKKPVNASKKISIIIAIQIAIILSSFLSLQALESEKIFLGNAVNVAGKDRFLTVNVLVKLQNYNIGGESEEGLILALKDYENNLMFLKNGGSESGLKIDPLDAKFYPHWEAIYDSFVKYDEKIMEFIGSEFDIDTTKSKLLEINQIAEKLVEQNDALTLELGLEAEKMSTNLILLQITLAIVNIGIHLFMMWLVLRILKEDTERLTKMERMYTIGEMTARLAHDLRNPLGVIKMTSEILVSRSGDVDEKTKERYKMIEMSAQRMNRQIEDMMDFVKTKEPQLRENSVREIITSAAKTTEVPANIQLTMPENDVTLRCDQKQLVVLLSNLISNAVQAIGEKNGTIFIRLDSDLHDVIIEVEDSGPGIKDDIMPKIFDPLFTTKPHGTGLGLVSCKNIVDAHRGKIIIQNNPTKFIIKIPKIIDQA, encoded by the coding sequence ATGTCAAAAAAACCAGTTAACGCCTCAAAAAAAATCAGCATAATCATTGCAATTCAAATTGCAATAATACTGTCAAGTTTTCTTTCTTTGCAGGCATTAGAATCTGAAAAAATATTTCTAGGAAACGCCGTGAACGTAGCTGGAAAGGACAGGTTTCTTACCGTAAACGTTCTTGTCAAGCTACAAAACTATAACATCGGTGGAGAATCAGAGGAGGGCCTGATTTTGGCTCTCAAAGACTATGAAAACAACTTGATGTTTCTCAAAAACGGAGGGAGTGAGTCGGGATTAAAAATAGATCCGCTAGACGCAAAGTTTTATCCTCACTGGGAGGCAATTTACGATTCATTTGTAAAATACGATGAAAAAATAATGGAGTTTATCGGATCAGAGTTTGATATAGATACGACAAAGTCCAAACTGCTTGAAATTAATCAAATTGCAGAAAAACTTGTGGAGCAAAACGATGCTCTGACTTTGGAGCTAGGGCTGGAAGCAGAGAAAATGTCCACAAATCTGATTCTTCTCCAAATCACACTTGCCATCGTAAACATCGGCATTCATCTTTTCATGATGTGGTTGGTTCTTAGAATTTTGAAAGAAGATACGGAGCGGTTAACGAAAATGGAGAGAATGTATACGATTGGCGAAATGACCGCACGTCTTGCACATGATCTGAGGAATCCATTAGGGGTGATCAAGATGACGTCAGAAATACTCGTGTCAAGATCAGGCGACGTTGATGAAAAAACAAAAGAGCGCTACAAAATGATCGAAATGTCTGCACAAAGAATGAATCGCCAGATAGAGGACATGATGGATTTTGTTAAAACAAAAGAGCCACAGCTCAGGGAAAACTCGGTAAGAGAAATAATCACATCAGCTGCCAAAACGACAGAAGTTCCAGCAAATATTCAACTCACTATGCCGGAAAATGACGTAACCTTGAGATGTGATCAAAAACAACTAGTGGTGTTATTGAGCAATCTCATCTCAAACGCAGTTCAGGCGATTGGGGAAAAAAACGGCACAATATTCATCAGATTGGATAGTGATTTGCATGATGTCATAATCGAAGTTGAGGACTCTGGTCCGGGAATCAAAGACGACATAATGCCCAAAATATTTGATCCGTTATTTACAACAAAGCCTCATGGAACAGGGCTTGGACTGGTGAGCTGTAAAAACATTGTAGACGCACACAGAGGAAAAATCATAATACAGAACAACCCGACAAAATTCATCATCAAAATCCCCAAAATCATAGATCAAGCCTAA
- a CDS encoding class I SAM-dependent methyltransferase, translating into MKAGSPKDLIPEFFDNTAQTYDSVVNWATFGKDRHWKKEILKQIPNCETILDLACGTGILTFQIAELFPNSQIIGVDITESYLNVAKKKNPHQRVSFLKQDAEKLDIAQKFDCIVSSYIPKYCDPENLIPVCLNHLKPNGKIILHDFTYPKSSIVKSLWNAYFVVLNVIGYFVPSWKKVFADLPKLIRTTKWLDDYEQVMKKHGLETHLQSLTWNSSAVLTGIKKI; encoded by the coding sequence TTGAAAGCAGGTTCGCCAAAGGATTTGATTCCGGAGTTTTTTGACAATACTGCACAAACATATGATTCTGTGGTAAATTGGGCAACATTTGGAAAAGACAGGCACTGGAAAAAAGAGATCCTCAAACAAATTCCCAACTGTGAAACAATACTTGACCTTGCTTGCGGGACAGGCATTCTTACATTTCAAATTGCAGAATTATTTCCGAATTCCCAAATAATTGGCGTAGACATTACAGAAAGTTATCTGAATGTGGCAAAAAAGAAAAATCCGCATCAGAGAGTTTCTTTTCTAAAACAAGATGCAGAAAAACTAGACATTGCACAAAAGTTTGACTGCATTGTATCATCATACATTCCAAAATACTGTGACCCTGAAAACCTCATCCCAGTATGCCTGAATCACCTAAAACCTAATGGGAAGATAATTCTGCATGATTTTACATATCCAAAAAGCAGCATCGTCAAGTCCTTGTGGAACGCTTATTTTGTCGTATTGAATGTAATTGGTTATTTTGTTCCATCGTGGAAGAAAGTGTTTGCAGATCTTCCAAAACTGATACGAACTACGAAATGGCTAGATGATTATGAACAGGTCATGAAAAAACACGGTTTGGAAACCCACTTGCAGTCATTGACTTGGAACAGTTCCGCCGTTCTGACAGGCATAAAGAAGATCTAG
- a CDS encoding multicopper oxidase domain-containing protein produces MTTSIILSLATIGGAGFAVLFLLADTPNQIYAENSIHASLAISQTREYTIIAQDTTLEIAPGVRVEAWTFNGTVPGPTIRATEGDRVIIHFINESHLPHTIHLHGDHNEINDGVFQEVLPGGTYTYDFIAEPAGALMYHCHVMPVSQHVRNGLYGALIVDPKEKLEPAREYVIVKGEYDLEDQEVPFPDYVFFNGYADQYWNSPLPVRTGELVRVYYIDMGAMPAFGFHIHGTIFDAIPSGILGNAPVKVQTWEVSPGNAAIFEAKWDEPGRYLFHIHGIPEERGTMGYFNVVDVPNNAVDGVDVAKTKSIYMWEWEKNQFTDLQKSDSTAKITKTSVETSGHMMHDLLATDDDKSTIVETTSCEIEKNAALQTSSKSFYPKTIRVNRGDTVKWENKDSGIHTVTSLDGSFDSGMILSGQSFENTFEQTGTFDYFCALHPWMRASVLVT; encoded by the coding sequence ATCACAACGTCAATAATATTGTCACTTGCAACCATCGGCGGCGCTGGATTTGCAGTGCTATTCCTATTGGCAGATACCCCCAATCAGATCTATGCAGAGAATTCCATCCACGCATCTCTCGCAATTTCACAAACTAGAGAATATACCATAATAGCACAAGACACGACACTTGAGATCGCACCTGGTGTGCGCGTGGAAGCTTGGACATTTAACGGGACTGTTCCGGGTCCTACCATAAGGGCCACCGAAGGCGACAGAGTGATAATCCATTTTATCAATGAAAGCCACTTGCCACACACAATCCACCTACATGGTGATCATAACGAAATAAACGACGGCGTATTTCAGGAAGTTTTGCCTGGTGGCACATACACCTATGATTTTATTGCAGAGCCTGCAGGAGCACTAATGTATCATTGTCACGTAATGCCCGTATCACAACATGTGAGAAATGGTCTTTATGGTGCACTGATTGTTGATCCTAAAGAAAAATTAGAGCCAGCAAGAGAGTACGTGATAGTAAAAGGTGAATATGATTTAGAAGATCAGGAAGTGCCGTTTCCAGACTATGTATTTTTTAACGGATATGCAGACCAGTATTGGAACAGCCCATTGCCTGTAAGGACTGGAGAACTAGTCAGGGTATACTATATTGACATGGGTGCAATGCCTGCATTTGGCTTCCACATTCATGGAACAATATTTGATGCGATTCCGTCAGGTATTTTGGGTAATGCACCTGTCAAGGTTCAAACCTGGGAAGTTTCCCCTGGCAACGCGGCCATATTTGAGGCAAAGTGGGACGAGCCGGGACGATACCTTTTCCACATACACGGAATCCCAGAAGAGAGGGGCACCATGGGATACTTTAACGTCGTAGACGTGCCAAATAATGCAGTTGATGGGGTAGATGTTGCTAAAACAAAGTCAATTTACATGTGGGAATGGGAGAAAAACCAGTTCACAGATCTTCAAAAATCAGATTCAACTGCCAAGATAACCAAGACTTCGGTGGAAACATCTGGGCACATGATGCATGATTTGCTTGCAACAGATGATGACAAATCAACGATAGTTGAAACAACCTCCTGTGAAATTGAAAAAAATGCGGCACTACAAACATCTAGCAAATCATTTTACCCAAAGACAATACGGGTAAATCGAGGCGACACTGTAAAGTGGGAAAATAAAGACTCCGGAATTCACACGGTTACAAGTCTTGATGGATCTTTTGATTCGGGAATGATACTGAGTGGACAATCATTTGAGAACACGTTTGAACAGACAGGGACATTTGATTACTTTTGTGCGCTACATCCATGGATGAGAGCATCGGTGCTAGTCACGTAG
- a CDS encoding SIMPL domain-containing protein has translation MNKTLTIAAATGIVLVMAFALGAIPSGSLAEAQTEPTPYPSREKTISVSGTATATIKPDLLNVQFGVEVQKPTAKEALDANSEMMNGVVAAIKGVGITESEISTAQFSIYPVYESYQEKVTGIWKQKLTGYSVSNIIKVKTAKLDLVSSIIDAAVDQGVNRVDTVYFTLSPDKQKNLSDDLLSKAIENARERASKALTPLDYEIIGVKSVILDSVSSPPPMPYYYAKAEAAMDSRSATPVFSSDQDVSTSASVIFLIGSK, from the coding sequence ATGAACAAAACATTGACAATCGCAGCGGCGACAGGAATCGTTCTTGTCATGGCCTTTGCTCTTGGCGCAATCCCATCAGGAAGCCTAGCAGAAGCACAGACAGAGCCGACCCCATACCCATCACGAGAAAAGACAATCTCGGTGAGCGGAACCGCAACTGCAACAATAAAACCCGACTTGTTGAATGTTCAGTTCGGAGTAGAAGTTCAAAAACCAACTGCTAAAGAAGCACTCGATGCAAACTCTGAAATGATGAACGGAGTAGTAGCAGCAATCAAGGGAGTAGGGATAACCGAATCTGAGATAAGCACTGCCCAGTTTAGCATCTACCCAGTGTATGAGTCATACCAAGAAAAAGTGACTGGAATTTGGAAGCAAAAGCTTACCGGATACAGCGTCTCCAACATAATCAAGGTAAAAACAGCAAAACTTGATTTGGTATCAAGCATCATAGACGCAGCAGTAGATCAAGGCGTTAACAGAGTAGATACAGTGTACTTTACATTGTCTCCTGACAAACAAAAGAATCTAAGCGATGACTTGTTGTCAAAAGCAATTGAAAACGCAAGAGAGCGAGCAAGCAAGGCATTGACCCCACTAGACTACGAAATAATTGGCGTAAAATCAGTTATTTTGGATAGTGTTTCAAGCCCACCACCTATGCCATACTATTATGCAAAGGCAGAGGCAGCTATGGACTCTAGGTCCGCAACACCAGTGTTCTCATCTGATCAAGATGTTAGCACATCAGCAAGCGTAATCTTCCTGATTGGAAGTAAATAA
- a CDS encoding winged helix-turn-helix domain-containing protein: MGDSEDPVGINDKIEILSTDDQRIKAVGELLSSDSSRAILQLLFNEHMTANQIAQKTETSLPLVMYHLKKMQDAGVVSVSSTGKNTKSHDMKYYTVDKFAIVILPSGLSEKAKSSKSLHNSFNRIYKFATIGGAALATWFSSQFIQHQQTAVYESSPSADSIMESAPEMAQKTLQAPEASQAAQETGIQMYQATTGEPTTDIYLSIIVTLSVVVVGLIIERIIRARKK; encoded by the coding sequence ATGGGCGATTCAGAAGATCCGGTTGGAATTAATGATAAAATCGAAATCCTCTCGACTGATGATCAAAGAATAAAGGCAGTAGGCGAGCTTCTTAGCTCCGATTCTAGCAGAGCAATTCTGCAACTGTTGTTCAATGAACACATGACTGCAAACCAAATTGCGCAAAAAACTGAGACATCATTGCCATTGGTGATGTATCATCTAAAGAAAATGCAAGATGCGGGTGTTGTATCTGTATCATCTACTGGAAAAAATACGAAATCCCACGACATGAAATATTATACTGTTGACAAATTTGCAATTGTAATTTTGCCATCAGGACTGTCAGAAAAGGCAAAATCAAGCAAATCATTGCATAATTCTTTTAATCGAATTTACAAATTTGCAACAATTGGTGGAGCCGCACTTGCAACTTGGTTTTCATCCCAATTCATACAACACCAACAGACGGCAGTATACGAATCATCGCCGAGTGCCGATTCCATAATGGAATCAGCTCCTGAAATGGCACAAAAAACATTACAGGCACCTGAAGCATCACAGGCTGCACAAGAAACAGGAATTCAAATGTACCAAGCCACAACTGGCGAGCCAACTACTGACATCTACCTGTCCATAATTGTGACCCTAAGCGTGGTTGTCGTAGGACTCATTATAGAGCGAATAATTCGTGCACGTAAAAAATAA
- a CDS encoding formate--phosphoribosylaminoimidazolecarboxamide ligase, producing the protein MTTIATLGSHCALQVLKGAKDEGLKTLLVCEKKRESLYRRFGFIDKLILVDSFLDILDSKYSKILEKNNTVLIPHGTLIAQMSTEQIESIKTPIFGNKWILRWESDRNLKEKLMLEANLDVPKSIPNPKNIKRLTIAKRHGAAGGKGYFLTSSEKDYIKKRNYLIKTGLIKGDKDLYLQEYVMGVLAYLQFFYSPLKDELEFFGVDKRHESDIEGLARIPSQQQMEMDYISSFNVIGNSPMVLRESLLDAVYGMGERFVKASKRLVKPGMNGPFCIEGVYDQDGKFWTFEFSARIVAGTNIYMDGSPYSTLLYDVPMSMGRRIAREVKTATKQKKLDKITT; encoded by the coding sequence ATGACTACGATTGCAACGCTTGGCTCCCACTGTGCACTACAGGTTCTAAAGGGGGCAAAAGACGAAGGCCTCAAAACGCTACTCGTCTGTGAAAAAAAGCGCGAGAGTCTGTACCGTAGATTTGGTTTTATCGACAAGTTAATTCTGGTGGACTCGTTTTTAGATATCCTTGATTCAAAATACTCAAAAATTTTGGAAAAAAACAACACTGTTTTGATTCCACATGGCACACTGATTGCCCAGATGAGTACAGAACAGATTGAATCAATCAAGACTCCGATATTTGGCAACAAGTGGATTCTAAGGTGGGAGTCTGACAGAAATCTAAAAGAAAAACTGATGCTTGAGGCAAATCTTGACGTTCCAAAATCAATCCCAAATCCAAAAAACATCAAACGGCTGACAATTGCCAAAAGACATGGCGCAGCTGGAGGCAAAGGATACTTTCTTACGTCTAGTGAAAAAGACTATATCAAAAAAAGAAACTATCTGATCAAGACTGGACTGATCAAAGGCGATAAGGACCTATACCTGCAAGAATACGTAATGGGAGTTTTAGCATATCTGCAATTCTTCTACTCCCCATTAAAAGACGAGCTAGAGTTTTTCGGAGTTGATAAAAGACACGAATCTGATATTGAGGGACTAGCAAGAATTCCGTCCCAGCAGCAAATGGAAATGGATTACATTTCTTCGTTTAATGTGATAGGGAACAGCCCAATGGTACTGCGAGAATCATTACTTGATGCAGTATATGGTATGGGTGAGAGATTTGTCAAGGCCTCAAAGCGGCTAGTCAAACCTGGGATGAATGGCCCGTTTTGCATAGAGGGCGTATATGATCAGGACGGCAAATTTTGGACATTTGAGTTTTCAGCGCGCATAGTTGCTGGAACAAACATCTACATGGATGGCTCGCCATATTCTACATTACTGTATGATGTTCCGATGAGCATGGGCAGAAGAATAGCTAGGGAAGTAAAAACAGCAACAAAACAAAAGAAACTAGATAAAATTACTACCTAA
- a CDS encoding hydantoinase/oxoprolinase family protein — protein sequence MSQRRIRVGIDVGGTFTKAIAIDIKTGQLIGKSTTPTTHKAQKGVSEGIVLALSQLVKESKIELSEIELIAHSTTQAINALLESDTAKVGIIAMGVTPEKGDVIKRTNLQDATFNSDQSLKTEHVFLDTSHLISEKEVHHAINSLKDKGVKVIVATEAFGVDDPSNEMFVMKNAMQGNIPATASHEISGIYGLEIRTLTAAINASVLPKTVEVANFVEAAIRNAGVNAPLMIMKGDGGVTNMDTFRTKPILTILSGPAASVAGALLYLKVTNGIFVEVGGTSTNICIIKNGKPEIRYVTIKDHPTCIRSMDVRILGVAGGSMIKIKDGRVWKVGPRSAHIAGLKYACFADPDVLKKGKIITIKPKENDVEPYVAIKCDTETFAITNTCAANALGMIEKDDYSFANQTSAKIAMELLGRELKVTGPEAAMSVIQTASFEITKAISKIIKEFKMEKAKTQIIGGGGGASVLVPFVAKQLGVPYKKAEHAEVISSIGVASSMIQEEIEHTISNPTPEQISEMHKKIHAIMIDRGAVPESILINSEYISEKALLRVSATGNVELDSVENAKNIFTLDEALIRASEMMEVSKDLVELSFETDHYFVFTGHVSEKKLFSKKNRHHVLILDRFGRMKLSHKNAKIFQGGKISILEELDDFLESRNNDIAPQVYLLNNLKLVDFSSLTSASHILNAVQQELDNSEKAAIIVETN from the coding sequence ATGAGTCAACGACGCATTAGAGTAGGAATTGATGTAGGCGGTACGTTCACAAAGGCAATAGCAATAGACATCAAAACAGGACAGCTTATCGGCAAGTCCACTACCCCAACTACGCACAAGGCACAGAAAGGTGTCTCAGAAGGAATCGTACTTGCACTATCCCAGCTAGTTAAGGAATCAAAAATAGAGCTATCCGAAATCGAATTAATTGCACATAGTACCACTCAGGCAATTAACGCGCTGCTTGAATCCGACACTGCAAAGGTCGGCATAATTGCAATGGGTGTGACGCCAGAAAAAGGCGATGTCATAAAAAGAACAAATCTGCAGGATGCCACATTTAACTCTGATCAAAGCCTAAAGACAGAACATGTCTTTCTTGATACATCTCACTTGATTTCAGAAAAAGAGGTACACCATGCAATTAATTCCCTAAAGGACAAAGGAGTCAAGGTAATTGTCGCAACAGAAGCATTTGGAGTCGATGATCCGTCAAATGAAATGTTTGTAATGAAAAATGCAATGCAGGGAAACATTCCTGCCACGGCGTCACATGAAATTTCTGGAATTTACGGCCTTGAAATCAGGACACTGACTGCTGCAATCAACGCAAGTGTTCTCCCAAAAACAGTAGAGGTCGCAAATTTTGTAGAAGCTGCCATTAGAAACGCAGGAGTCAACGCACCGTTGATGATCATGAAAGGAGACGGCGGAGTTACAAATATGGACACATTTAGGACAAAGCCGATTCTAACAATTCTTTCAGGACCAGCTGCCAGTGTTGCAGGTGCCTTGCTGTATCTCAAGGTAACAAACGGAATATTTGTCGAAGTTGGCGGAACAAGTACCAACATATGCATAATAAAAAACGGCAAGCCGGAGATTCGCTATGTTACGATAAAAGACCATCCAACGTGCATCCGTTCAATGGATGTTCGCATTTTAGGCGTGGCCGGAGGCAGCATGATAAAGATAAAGGATGGGCGAGTTTGGAAGGTGGGTCCACGAAGCGCTCACATTGCAGGTTTAAAGTATGCCTGTTTTGCAGACCCAGACGTTTTGAAAAAAGGGAAAATTATCACAATAAAACCCAAGGAAAACGACGTTGAGCCGTACGTTGCAATAAAATGCGACACTGAAACATTTGCAATCACAAACACATGTGCCGCAAACGCACTTGGCATGATAGAAAAGGACGATTATTCGTTTGCAAACCAGACCTCTGCAAAAATTGCAATGGAGTTGCTTGGGCGCGAACTCAAGGTAACAGGTCCTGAGGCGGCAATGTCTGTGATCCAGACAGCATCGTTTGAGATAACAAAGGCAATTTCAAAAATCATAAAAGAATTCAAGATGGAAAAGGCAAAAACCCAGATAATAGGCGGTGGTGGAGGGGCATCGGTGCTGGTTCCTTTTGTTGCAAAACAGCTTGGAGTGCCGTATAAAAAAGCAGAGCATGCCGAGGTCATATCGTCAATAGGAGTCGCATCCTCAATGATTCAGGAGGAAATAGAGCACACAATATCCAATCCGACACCTGAGCAAATATCTGAGATGCACAAAAAAATTCACGCAATCATGATTGATAGGGGAGCGGTGCCAGAATCAATTCTGATAAACAGCGAGTATATTTCAGAAAAAGCGCTACTCAGAGTGTCTGCAACCGGAAATGTGGAACTGGACAGCGTGGAGAACGCAAAGAACATCTTTACACTTGATGAGGCGCTCATCAGGGCAAGCGAGATGATGGAAGTCAGCAAGGATCTTGTAGAGTTGAGCTTTGAAACTGATCATTACTTTGTATTCACAGGGCATGTTTCAGAAAAAAAGCTGTTTTCCAAGAAAAACAGGCACCATGTATTGATACTAGACAGATTTGGCCGAATGAAATTGTCGCACAAAAATGCAAAAATATTCCAAGGTGGAAAGATATCGATCCTAGAAGAGTTAGATGACTTTTTAGAGTCCAGAAACAACGACATTGCGCCGCAGGTGTATCTTTTGAACAATCTAAAACTAGTCGACTTTTCAAGCCTGACGTCAGCATCACATATCCTAAATGCAGTGCAGCAAGAGCTTGACAACTCTGAAAAAGCCGCAATAATAGTCGAAACAAACTAA
- a CDS encoding FTR1 family iron permease, which translates to MTPKQILLSITMFSILSVSQASFAQTETDHSVQSTGETIQIGIGLVKTSIVSNDYGQAAKYSKFTTGVYGHQISQIREANVEQADDLHLVLLDIHSKIESKAQSSEILADIAAAEQLVSEFPKSQQIPFVVSDLLTVADESYQIAISENDIEHHLISVSLVDKAIQLFMSDSSFDERQTGELASFFDDLKTKIAQKQDFVSVGKLITTIQRDLTGTDSASSDHAHLYAMIRQHYDQTLAEIKDGNYAKAEEHVIAAYLDNFEYLEAAIGKADEALLHKMELNMRENLRAMVQEKRSYDEIQSFIKDPILADLDNTENLISESSLAHQPASGIEPEKVTKEMGSATEDQKSVVRSQIDFIRMTLQTMLNHYKEGNTQAAFVSARTAYLDSYEHVEIPLRTIDPDFTLQVELQFAELRSLINQKADYDKIEQATISVRRSLDESERLVTGTGQLAPTIAFTSSFAVIFREGLESVLILGAILTYLEASRNVKFKRFVYYGIVLAIGATVVTWFIASYIIRISGANRELIEAVAALSATAVLFYVSFWILNKIEHKKWMEFVKAKVWQASTTGGTAVFVMLSFFTVYREGFETVLFYEAMFGFAKYMETYVGLGFVAGIATLLGVYFVTRKLGKRLPLKMLFGLTMGVGAYLSIAFLGNAVRELQTLDILPFTSLLGIIPRLDINMAKMTGIYPTLETIIAQTIMLGIYLVAASYVLVLKPKREEKIATMRKSRREIDESTTH; encoded by the coding sequence GTGACCCCCAAACAAATTCTGCTTTCAATCACAATGTTTTCCATTTTATCAGTCAGCCAGGCATCCTTTGCACAGACCGAAACTGACCACTCAGTCCAGTCTACAGGTGAAACAATTCAGATTGGGATTGGCCTTGTAAAAACAAGCATAGTAAGTAATGATTACGGGCAAGCTGCAAAGTATTCCAAGTTCACTACCGGTGTTTACGGTCATCAAATAAGCCAGATTCGAGAGGCAAATGTGGAGCAGGCAGATGATCTGCACTTGGTGCTCCTTGACATACATTCCAAAATAGAAAGCAAGGCTCAATCCAGTGAAATATTGGCAGATATCGCAGCGGCAGAGCAATTGGTGAGCGAATTTCCAAAATCGCAGCAAATTCCATTTGTCGTATCTGATTTACTGACTGTGGCAGACGAGAGTTATCAAATTGCAATTTCAGAAAACGACATCGAGCACCATTTGATATCGGTGTCACTTGTCGATAAAGCAATTCAACTGTTTATGTCGGACTCGTCATTTGACGAAAGACAAACTGGCGAGCTTGCGTCATTCTTTGACGATCTAAAAACAAAGATTGCTCAAAAACAGGATTTTGTCTCCGTTGGAAAACTGATCACCACAATACAGCGCGACCTTACTGGGACTGACTCTGCATCATCAGATCATGCCCATTTGTATGCCATGATAAGGCAGCACTATGACCAAACGTTGGCTGAAATCAAAGATGGTAATTACGCAAAAGCAGAAGAACATGTCATTGCAGCATATCTTGACAACTTTGAGTATCTTGAAGCAGCCATCGGCAAGGCAGACGAGGCACTCTTGCACAAAATGGAATTAAACATGAGGGAAAATTTGCGAGCGATGGTACAAGAAAAAAGATCATACGATGAGATACAGTCCTTTATCAAAGATCCAATACTTGCAGACTTGGACAATACGGAAAATCTGATTTCAGAATCATCACTTGCCCATCAGCCAGCGTCCGGAATTGAACCAGAAAAAGTAACAAAAGAAATGGGTTCAGCCACCGAAGACCAAAAGTCAGTCGTACGAAGCCAGATTGACTTTATTCGAATGACCCTCCAGACAATGCTAAACCATTACAAAGAAGGCAACACCCAGGCTGCATTTGTTTCTGCAAGAACGGCGTATTTGGACAGCTATGAACACGTAGAAATCCCGCTGCGAACAATTGATCCTGACTTTACATTGCAAGTGGAACTTCAGTTTGCAGAGCTTCGAAGTTTGATAAACCAGAAGGCAGATTATGACAAAATTGAGCAGGCTACAATTTCAGTAAGGCGAAGCCTCGATGAATCAGAAAGGCTAGTCACGGGAACCGGCCAGCTTGCGCCAACAATTGCGTTTACATCATCGTTTGCAGTTATTTTCAGAGAGGGATTAGAGTCAGTTCTGATTCTTGGTGCCATCCTTACTTACCTTGAAGCATCAAGGAATGTAAAGTTCAAGCGATTCGTATACTATGGAATAGTCCTGGCAATTGGAGCAACTGTCGTAACGTGGTTTATTGCATCATATATCATCAGAATATCTGGCGCAAACAGGGAGCTAATCGAGGCAGTTGCAGCACTTTCCGCAACCGCAGTATTGTTTTATGTGAGTTTTTGGATCCTAAATAAAATAGAGCATAAAAAATGGATGGAGTTTGTAAAAGCCAAGGTCTGGCAGGCATCAACAACAGGCGGCACAGCTGTGTTTGTGATGCTTTCATTTTTCACAGTATACAGGGAAGGGTTTGAGACAGTGTTGTTCTATGAGGCAATGTTTGGATTTGCAAAATACATGGAAACGTATGTCGGGTTGGGATTTGTCGCAGGAATTGCAACCCTGCTTGGAGTATACTTCGTAACAAGAAAATTGGGAAAAAGACTGCCACTCAAAATGCTTTTCGGTCTTACGATGGGAGTCGGCGCATATCTATCAATTGCATTTTTGGGCAATGCCGTAAGGGAATTACAAACACTTGACATTTTGCCATTTACCAGTCTTCTTGGAATTATTCCAAGACTTGATATCAACATGGCAAAGATGACTGGAATTTATCCGACACTTGAGACAATAATTGCACAGACAATCATGCTTGGAATATATCTTGTAGCAGCATCATATGTGCTTGTTTTGAAGCCAAAAAGGGAAGAGAAAATAGCTACAATGCGCAAATCAAGAAGGGAAATCGATGAGTCAACGACGCATTAG
- a CDS encoding ArsR family transcriptional regulator, whose amino-acid sequence MKKNTVFQLSQYDVTQQIIETLTNVYSRSVLFSITAKAKDAQKIADEQKMSISTVYKILSNLEVLALVYVDKFEISNAGKKIKYYKSRIKKAEIIVGGINPTLNLQSN is encoded by the coding sequence ATGAAGAAAAATACCGTTTTTCAGCTCAGCCAATATGATGTAACACAGCAAATCATAGAAACACTGACAAATGTTTACTCTAGATCAGTGTTGTTTTCAATCACGGCAAAAGCAAAAGATGCCCAAAAAATCGCAGATGAGCAAAAAATGTCAATCTCCACCGTCTACAAGATATTGTCAAATCTTGAGGTACTTGCACTTGTTTATGTGGATAAATTCGAAATCTCAAACGCCGGAAAAAAAATCAAGTATTACAAAAGCAGAATTAAAAAAGCTGAAATCATAGTCGGCGGAATAAACCCGACATTGAACTTGCAGTCAAATTAG